A portion of the Blastochloris tepida genome contains these proteins:
- a CDS encoding nicotinate-nucleotide adenylyltransferase — protein MARPGLDRPVRLPPHAPGLTIGLFGGSFDPPHAAHRAVSLLAMKRLGLDRVWWLVTPGNPLKDTAGLPPLDARMAAARRLARHPRIDVTGFEAAIGTRYSYDTIAWLVRRCPGVRFVWIIGADNLGSFHRWQRWRAIARLVPIAVVDRGGSRAPTAAPAAVALARWRLPEAQASRLPRTAPPAWVFLHGLKSPLSSTALRRRATQEAAA, from the coding sequence ATGGCCAGACCCGGGCTTGATCGGCCCGTCCGCCTGCCGCCGCACGCGCCGGGCCTGACGATCGGCCTGTTCGGCGGCTCGTTCGACCCGCCCCACGCCGCCCACCGCGCCGTGAGCCTGCTGGCGATGAAGCGGCTGGGGCTCGACCGGGTGTGGTGGCTGGTGACGCCCGGCAACCCACTGAAGGACACCGCCGGCCTGCCGCCGCTCGACGCCCGGATGGCCGCCGCCCGGCGGCTGGCCCGGCATCCGCGCATCGACGTCACCGGCTTCGAGGCAGCAATCGGCACCCGCTATTCCTACGACACCATCGCTTGGCTGGTACGGCGCTGCCCCGGCGTGCGTTTCGTCTGGATCATCGGCGCCGACAATCTCGGCAGCTTCCACCGCTGGCAGCGCTGGCGTGCCATCGCCCGGCTGGTGCCGATCGCGGTAGTGGACCGCGGCGGCAGCCGCGCCCCGACCGCTGCGCCCGCCGCCGTCGCCCTGGCGCGCTGGCGGCTGCCCGAGGCGCAGGCAAGCCGCCTGCCGCGCACCGCGCCGCCGGCCTGGGTGTTCCTGCACGGGCTGAAGTCGCCGCTGTCCTCGACCGCGCTGCGGCGGCGGGCAACGCAGGAAGCGGCCGCATGA
- a CDS encoding glutamate-5-semialdehyde dehydrogenase, whose product MTAAAARADLDGLMLDIGARARAAAKILALAPAAQKDAALRAMAQALRAATPDILAANAEDMAQARANGTTGSFLDRLELTPARIEAMAAGLDVVAGLPDPIGSVLAAWTRPNGLAFERVRVPIGVIGVIYESRPNVTADAGALCLKAGNAAILRGGSESFRSAAAIHRALAQGLEEAGLPADAIQIVPTRDRAAVGAMLAGLGGAIDVIVPRGGKGLVARVQAEARVPVFAHLEGICHVYVHAAADLDIAKTVVLNAKMRRTGICGAAETLLVDRAVVATHLKPLIAMLLEAGCAVRGDETVQAVDPRVTPATEADWSTEYLDAIISAKVVDGLDAAIAHIERYGSHHTDAILTEDAAAAERFLAEVDSAIVLVNASTQFADGGEFGFGAEIGIATGKLHARGPVGVEQLTSFKYKVRGHGQTRA is encoded by the coding sequence ATGACCGCAGCGGCCGCCCGCGCCGATCTCGATGGCCTGATGCTCGACATCGGCGCCCGCGCCCGCGCCGCCGCCAAGATCCTGGCGCTGGCGCCGGCCGCGCAGAAGGATGCGGCGCTTCGCGCCATGGCCCAGGCGCTGCGTGCCGCCACCCCGGACATTCTCGCCGCCAATGCCGAGGACATGGCCCAGGCGCGGGCGAACGGCACCACGGGCTCGTTCCTCGACCGGCTGGAGCTGACGCCGGCCCGCATCGAGGCGATGGCGGCCGGGCTCGACGTGGTGGCGGGGCTGCCCGATCCCATCGGCAGCGTGCTCGCCGCCTGGACCCGCCCCAACGGGCTCGCCTTCGAGCGGGTGCGGGTGCCGATCGGCGTGATCGGCGTGATCTATGAGAGCCGGCCGAACGTGACGGCCGATGCCGGCGCGCTGTGCCTCAAGGCCGGCAATGCCGCGATCCTGCGCGGCGGCTCGGAGAGCTTCCGCTCGGCGGCGGCGATCCACCGCGCGCTGGCGCAGGGGCTCGAGGAGGCCGGCCTTCCCGCCGACGCCATCCAGATCGTTCCCACCCGCGACCGCGCCGCGGTCGGCGCCATGCTCGCCGGCCTCGGCGGCGCGATCGACGTCATCGTGCCGCGCGGCGGCAAGGGGCTGGTGGCGCGGGTGCAGGCGGAGGCGCGCGTGCCGGTGTTCGCCCACCTCGAAGGGATCTGCCACGTCTATGTCCACGCCGCGGCCGACCTCGACATCGCGAAGACGGTGGTGCTGAACGCCAAGATGCGCCGCACCGGCATCTGCGGCGCCGCCGAGACGCTGCTGGTCGACCGCGCCGTCGTCGCCACCCACCTCAAGCCGCTGATCGCCATGCTGCTGGAGGCCGGCTGTGCCGTGCGCGGCGACGAGACGGTGCAGGCGGTCGATCCGCGGGTGACGCCGGCCACTGAGGCCGACTGGTCGACCGAGTATCTCGACGCCATCATCTCGGCCAAGGTGGTGGACGGGCTCGACGCCGCCATCGCCCATATCGAGCGCTACGGCTCCCACCACACCGATGCCATCCTCACCGAGGACGCGGCGGCGGCCGAGCGCTTCCTGGCCGAGGTCGATTCGGCGATCGTGCTGGTCAACGCCTCGACCCAGTTCGCCGATGGCGGCGAGTTCGGCTTCGGCGCCGAGATCGGCATCGCCACCGGCAAGCTGCACGCCCGCGGCCCGGTCGGCGTCGAGCAGCTCACCAGCTTCAAGTACAAAGTGCGCGGGCATGGCCAGACCCGGGCTTGA
- a CDS encoding agarase, whose product MTETFTTAPTRWGGRRDGRVAATGFFGTACLDGVWWLVDPEGGLVLSKGVNNVRIDPDRAGNTERVPYAEACLEKYGSAEAWRAAAAARLAAWGLNTVGAWSDEAVAASGPAPLALTPLLDLGQKFAFSFAGPALPWGDAFPDVFDPGFEPFARRRAEALCGPRRDDPSVLGWFADNELRWGPDWRGRDELLTLFLNLPPERPGRRAAVAHLRRRYPDFAGFDAIWRTRLNGFEALETRTAPVEQPYPRPAIYDRDPAHEARLNRLDPDRAAFVADCDAFSAEIARRYFAITTAVLRAVAPNHLALGCRFHFPPQAEVIAEAGRHLDVVSFNCYVADPVAAIATYAPAGRPLLIGEFSVRGDDAGLPNTRGASPRVATQAERAAMLRRFVTAAVQQPALVGYHWFEHADQPAEGRPDGENSNYGTVTIRDEVYAELTAALTGINREADALHRAAQPPLVA is encoded by the coding sequence ATGACCGAGACCTTCACCACAGCCCCGACTCGCTGGGGCGGCCGGCGCGATGGCCGCGTCGCCGCGACCGGCTTCTTTGGCACGGCCTGCCTCGACGGCGTGTGGTGGCTGGTCGACCCCGAAGGCGGCCTCGTGCTGTCGAAGGGCGTGAACAATGTGCGGATCGACCCCGACCGCGCCGGCAATACCGAGCGTGTCCCCTATGCCGAGGCCTGCCTGGAGAAGTATGGCAGCGCCGAGGCTTGGCGGGCGGCGGCGGCGGCGCGGCTCGCCGCCTGGGGCCTCAATACCGTCGGCGCATGGTCCGACGAGGCGGTGGCCGCGTCCGGCCCCGCCCCCTTGGCGCTGACGCCGCTGCTCGATCTCGGCCAGAAGTTCGCCTTCAGCTTTGCCGGTCCGGCGCTGCCGTGGGGCGACGCCTTCCCCGACGTGTTCGACCCCGGCTTCGAGCCCTTCGCGCGCCGGCGCGCCGAGGCGCTGTGCGGCCCGCGCCGCGACGACCCCTCCGTGCTCGGCTGGTTCGCCGACAACGAGCTGCGCTGGGGGCCGGACTGGCGCGGCCGCGACGAGCTCTTGACGCTCTTCCTCAACCTGCCGCCGGAGCGCCCCGGCCGGCGGGCGGCGGTGGCGCACCTGCGCCGCCGCTATCCCGACTTCGCCGGCTTCGACGCCATCTGGCGCACCCGTCTGAACGGGTTCGAGGCGCTGGAGACCCGCACCGCGCCGGTCGAGCAGCCCTATCCGCGCCCGGCGATCTACGACCGCGACCCCGCGCACGAGGCGCGGCTGAACCGGCTCGACCCCGACCGCGCGGCGTTCGTCGCCGACTGCGATGCGTTCTCGGCCGAGATCGCCCGGCGCTATTTCGCGATCACCACCGCCGTGCTGCGCGCCGTGGCACCCAACCATCTGGCGCTCGGCTGCCGCTTCCACTTCCCGCCGCAGGCCGAGGTGATCGCCGAGGCCGGCCGCCACCTCGATGTGGTGTCGTTCAACTGCTACGTCGCCGATCCGGTCGCGGCGATCGCCACCTATGCCCCGGCCGGCCGGCCGCTCCTGATCGGCGAATTCTCGGTGCGCGGCGACGATGCCGGCCTGCCCAACACCCGCGGCGCGTCGCCGCGGGTGGCGACCCAGGCCGAGCGCGCCGCAATGCTGCGCCGCTTCGTGACCGCGGCCGTCCAGCAGCCGGCGCTGGTCGGCTATCACTGGTTCGAGCACGCCGACCAGCCGGCCGAGGGCCGCCCCGACGGCGAGAACTCGAACTACGGCACCGTCACCATCCGCGACGAGGTCTATGCCGAGCTCACCGCCGCCCTGACCGGGATCAATCGGGAAGCCGACGCACTCCACCGGGCGGCGCAGCCGCCGCTCGTCGCCTGA
- a CDS encoding GH1 family beta-glucosidase, protein MTLRADVHHPVPRDFIWGTSTAAFQIEGAAREDGRGMSVWDTFCAAGKVANRDTGDVACDHYHRYPEDIALMRELGIAAYRFSVAWPRILPHGRGAVNEPGLAFYDRLIDAVLEAGIEPWLCLYHWDLPQSLADRGGWLTRDSAGWFADYATVVARRYGDRVKRWVTINEPSVFTLFGYGLGDSAPGVSGPMALRRATHHVNLAHGAAVDVVRAHVAGASIGCVHSRQQCIPASDSEADAKAAALFGAHWNDAFPDPQILGSYPALIAEDMEPLVAAGDMARICRPVDFFGLNHYSPNYCQAAPWSPLGYGFGPAPAGTPKTPIDWPIVPDAFRGVLVEAAAKYRLPVYVTENGMGGHDAPDAAGAVHDPERIAYLDAYLGAMRAAIAEGADIRGYFVWSLVDNFEWGAGYASRFGIVHIDYATLKRTPKTSFRWFADLIRAARG, encoded by the coding sequence ATGACGCTGAGGGCCGACGTCCACCATCCGGTGCCGCGCGACTTCATCTGGGGCACCTCGACCGCCGCCTTCCAGATCGAGGGTGCGGCGCGCGAGGACGGACGGGGCATGAGCGTGTGGGACACGTTCTGCGCCGCCGGCAAGGTGGCCAACCGCGACACCGGCGACGTCGCCTGCGACCACTACCACCGCTATCCCGAGGACATCGCGCTGATGCGCGAGCTGGGAATCGCCGCCTACCGCTTCTCGGTGGCGTGGCCGCGCATCCTGCCGCACGGGCGCGGCGCGGTGAACGAGCCGGGGCTCGCCTTCTACGACCGGCTGATCGACGCGGTGCTGGAGGCCGGCATCGAGCCGTGGCTGTGCCTCTATCATTGGGATCTGCCGCAGTCGCTCGCCGACCGCGGCGGCTGGCTCACCCGCGACAGCGCCGGCTGGTTCGCCGACTACGCCACGGTGGTGGCGCGGCGCTATGGCGACCGGGTCAAGCGCTGGGTGACGATCAACGAGCCCTCGGTGTTCACGCTGTTCGGCTATGGCCTGGGCGACAGCGCGCCGGGCGTGTCGGGTCCGATGGCGCTGCGGCGGGCGACCCACCACGTCAACCTCGCCCACGGCGCGGCGGTGGACGTGGTGCGGGCGCACGTTGCCGGGGCTTCGATCGGCTGCGTCCACAGTCGCCAGCAGTGCATCCCGGCCTCCGACTCGGAGGCCGATGCCAAGGCGGCGGCGCTGTTCGGCGCCCACTGGAACGACGCCTTCCCCGATCCGCAGATTCTCGGCAGCTACCCGGCGCTGATCGCCGAGGACATGGAGCCGCTCGTCGCCGCCGGCGACATGGCGCGGATCTGCCGGCCGGTCGATTTCTTCGGCCTCAACCACTATTCGCCGAATTATTGTCAGGCGGCGCCGTGGTCGCCGCTCGGCTACGGTTTCGGGCCGGCGCCGGCGGGCACGCCCAAGACGCCGATCGATTGGCCGATCGTGCCCGACGCCTTCCGCGGCGTGCTGGTCGAGGCGGCGGCCAAATACCGCCTGCCGGTCTATGTCACCGAGAACGGCATGGGCGGCCACGACGCGCCCGATGCGGCCGGCGCGGTGCACGACCCCGAGCGCATCGCCTATCTCGACGCCTATCTCGGGGCGATGCGGGCGGCGATCGCCGAGGGCGCCGACATCCGCGGCTATTTCGTGTGGTCGCTGGTCGACAATTTCGAGTGGGGCGCCGGCTACGCCTCGCGCTTCGGCATTGTCCATATCGACTATGCGACGCTCAAGCGCACGCCCAAGACCTCGTTCCGCTGGTTCGCGGACCTGATCCGCGCGGCGAGGGGGTGA
- a CDS encoding SbmA/BacA-like family transporter, translated as MSAPPAETWAERKILAARFWRTALCFWRGRRAWVAWSLCAALVVLVLAQLGVQILLNFWNGAFFDALERRDAEAVLFQAKLFVPLVALSVTLSAMAVWGRMTMQRNWRAAVTRHVVGYWLSDNRFQRIGHVNSGSENPEYRIAEDIRLATDAPVDLVMAMVASVLTALTFFGVLWSVGGSLDLKLFGTTWTIPAYLVIAVIIYSTVFTSVMVVVGRKLPRVIEQKNQAEARFRAAADLLRGQSGAGLEADPCERRAIWTGIIGALRRWRELAWQLTQTTLVQQSNVLLAPVVGWLLCVPKYLYGTMTLGELTQAAAAFVTVQAAFNWLVDNYNRLADWRSSAHRVATLLIAIDAAGPPGGELDNGFNEAGGEKETGGSEGNGAPANGG; from the coding sequence ATGTCCGCCCCTCCCGCCGAAACCTGGGCCGAGCGCAAGATTCTCGCCGCCCGCTTCTGGCGCACCGCTCTGTGTTTCTGGCGCGGCCGACGCGCCTGGGTGGCGTGGAGCCTGTGCGCGGCGCTTGTGGTGCTGGTGCTGGCCCAGCTTGGCGTGCAGATCCTGCTCAATTTCTGGAACGGCGCCTTCTTCGACGCGCTGGAGCGGCGCGACGCCGAGGCGGTGCTGTTCCAGGCCAAGCTGTTCGTGCCGCTGGTGGCGCTGTCGGTGACGCTGTCCGCCATGGCGGTCTGGGGCCGCATGACGATGCAGCGCAACTGGCGCGCGGCGGTGACCCGCCATGTCGTCGGCTACTGGCTGTCGGACAACCGCTTCCAGCGCATCGGCCACGTCAATTCCGGCTCGGAGAACCCCGAATACCGCATCGCCGAGGACATTCGCCTTGCCACCGACGCCCCGGTCGATCTGGTGATGGCGATGGTCGCCTCGGTGCTGACCGCCCTCACCTTCTTCGGCGTGCTGTGGAGCGTCGGCGGCTCGCTCGACCTCAAGCTGTTCGGCACGACCTGGACCATTCCGGCCTATCTGGTGATCGCGGTGATCATCTATTCCACCGTCTTCACCTCGGTGATGGTGGTGGTCGGCCGCAAGCTGCCGCGGGTCATCGAGCAGAAGAACCAGGCCGAGGCCCGCTTCCGCGCCGCCGCCGACCTGCTGCGCGGCCAGAGCGGGGCGGGCCTCGAGGCCGACCCGTGCGAGCGGCGCGCCATCTGGACCGGCATCATCGGGGCGCTGCGCCGCTGGCGCGAGCTGGCTTGGCAGCTCACCCAGACCACGCTGGTGCAGCAGTCGAACGTGCTGCTGGCGCCGGTGGTCGGCTGGCTGCTGTGCGTGCCGAAATATCTCTACGGCACCATGACGCTGGGCGAGCTGACCCAGGCGGCCGCCGCCTTCGTCACCGTGCAGGCCGCCTTCAACTGGCTGGTGGACAATTACAACCGGCTCGCCGACTGGCGCTCCTCCGCCCACCGCGTCGCCACGCTGTTGATCGCCATCGACGCCGCGGGACCGCCCGGCGGCGAGTTGGACAACGGCTTCAACGAGGCCGGCGGCGAGAAGGAGACTGGCGGCAGCGAGGGCAATGGCGCCCCCGCCAATGGCGGCTGA
- the crcB gene encoding fluoride efflux transporter CrcB: MEWVLVAVGGALGSVARYWCSGLAARLVGESFPWGTLLVNVVGSFAIGLFAAFALPEGRLYLPASVRLFLMFGICGGFTTFSSFSLQTLNLLREGEFLWAGTYIGLSVLLCLAATWAGLALGLLATR; this comes from the coding sequence ATGGAGTGGGTTCTGGTGGCGGTCGGCGGCGCGCTGGGCAGCGTGGCGCGCTATTGGTGCTCCGGCCTGGCGGCGCGGCTGGTCGGCGAAAGCTTCCCTTGGGGCACGCTGCTGGTCAATGTCGTGGGCTCCTTCGCCATCGGCCTCTTCGCCGCCTTCGCTTTGCCCGAGGGCCGGCTCTATCTGCCGGCCAGCGTCCGCCTGTTCCTGATGTTCGGCATCTGCGGCGGCTTCACCACCTTCTCCTCGTTCAGCCTGCAGACGCTGAACCTGCTGCGCGAGGGTGAATTCCTGTGGGCCGGTACCTATATCGGCCTGTCGGTGCTGCTGTGTCTGGCCGCCACCTGGGCCGGGCTGGCGTTGGGGCTGCTCGCCACCCGCTGA
- a CDS encoding DUF190 domain-containing protein: MTQDTTQITTSHTAQIPQDAMLLRIFFGENDRFGHQPLHEAIVLKAREARLAGATVLRGPMGFGQSSCLHTAKILRLSFDLPMIVEIVDTEEKIRAFLPTLDAMMPSGLITLEKVQVLQYGRDGLKERAGLA, from the coding sequence ATGACCCAGGACACTACCCAGATCACCACCAGCCACACCGCGCAAATCCCGCAAGATGCCATGCTGCTGCGCATCTTCTTCGGGGAGAACGACCGGTTTGGCCACCAGCCGCTGCATGAGGCGATCGTGCTGAAGGCGCGCGAGGCCCGCCTTGCCGGCGCCACCGTGCTGCGCGGGCCGATGGGTTTCGGCCAGTCGAGCTGCCTTCACACCGCCAAGATCCTGCGTCTGTCGTTCGACCTGCCGATGATCGTCGAGATCGTCGACACCGAAGAGAAGATCCGGGCGTTCCTGCCGACGCTCGACGCGATGATGCCGAGCGGCCTGATCACGTTGGAGAAGGTGCAGGTGCTGCAATATGGCCGGGACGGGCTGAAGGAGCGCGCCGGGCTGGCCTGA
- a CDS encoding SDR family NAD(P)-dependent oxidoreductase: protein MQRQPVVLVTGASTGIGAALARIFAAEGHRLALVARSEAGLVALADAIENTGKPRPLVLPYDLTRAESSGLLSTQLTAKGFEPAIVVNNAGFGLVGQAGTLDRAEQLRMIDLNVRALTDLTLRFLPSVVRHKGGVLNVASVAGFLPGPGMAVYYATKAYVISFTEALAQELAGSGATATALCPGPVPTGFQDRAGMSLAEMPKFMMLSAEEVARAGYRGFTAGRRLVVPGFGNKVASLAKFLPRQLVLPSLQRMQRRRTTPSRSFARS, encoded by the coding sequence ATGCAGCGACAGCCGGTGGTGCTGGTAACGGGCGCCTCGACGGGAATCGGCGCCGCGCTGGCCCGCATTTTCGCCGCCGAGGGCCACCGTCTGGCGTTGGTGGCGCGTTCGGAGGCCGGGCTGGTGGCGCTCGCCGACGCCATCGAGAACACCGGCAAGCCGCGGCCGCTGGTGCTGCCCTATGACCTGACCCGCGCCGAGAGTTCCGGGCTGCTGTCGACCCAGCTCACCGCCAAGGGCTTCGAGCCGGCGATCGTGGTCAACAATGCCGGCTTCGGCCTGGTCGGGCAGGCCGGCACGCTCGACCGTGCCGAGCAGCTGCGGATGATCGACCTCAATGTCCGCGCCCTCACCGACCTCACGCTGCGCTTCCTGCCCAGCGTGGTGCGCCACAAGGGCGGCGTGCTCAACGTCGCCTCGGTGGCCGGCTTCCTGCCGGGGCCGGGCATGGCGGTCTATTACGCCACCAAGGCCTATGTGATCTCCTTCACCGAGGCGCTGGCGCAGGAGCTCGCCGGCAGCGGCGCCACCGCCACCGCGCTGTGCCCCGGGCCGGTGCCGACCGGCTTCCAGGACCGCGCCGGCATGTCGCTGGCCGAGATGCCGAAATTCATGATGCTGTCGGCCGAGGAGGTGGCGCGCGCCGGCTATCGCGGCTTCACCGCGGGACGGCGGCTGGTGGTGCCGGGCTTCGGCAACAAGGTGGCCTCGCTCGCCAAGTTCCTGCCGCGCCAGCTCGTGCTGCCGTCCCTGCAGCGCATGCAGCGCCGCCGCACCACGCCGTCGCGCTCGTTCGCCAGATCCTGA
- a CDS encoding TerB family tellurite resistance protein, with protein MLRSLVRLVGQLAGEAADPQEFSDSDYRLAATALLVHLVSVDGDMNAAERQRLAEVLRQRFSLDADATARLIAAAIDKDREAVDLYAFTSVLNRALDDEERRRVVEMMWEVVYADGRVDELEDNVVWRAADLLNVPSRDRIALKRAVAEAEAPSED; from the coding sequence ATGTTGCGGTCATTGGTGCGTCTGGTCGGCCAGCTGGCCGGCGAGGCGGCGGACCCCCAGGAGTTTTCGGATTCCGACTACCGGCTGGCGGCGACGGCGCTGCTGGTCCACCTCGTCTCGGTCGACGGCGACATGAACGCGGCCGAGCGCCAGCGCCTCGCCGAGGTGCTGCGCCAGCGCTTCAGCCTCGACGCCGACGCCACCGCCCGGCTGATCGCCGCAGCGATCGACAAGGACCGCGAGGCCGTCGATCTCTACGCCTTCACCTCGGTGCTCAACCGCGCGCTCGACGACGAGGAGCGCCGCCGCGTGGTCGAGATGATGTGGGAGGTGGTCTATGCCGACGGGCGGGTCGACGAGCTGGAGGACAATGTCGTCTGGCGCGCCGCCGACCTGCTGAACGTGCCCTCGCGCGACCGCATCGCCCTCAAGCGGGCGGTCGCCGAGGCCGAGGCGCCGAGCGAGGATTGA
- a CDS encoding GyrI-like domain-containing protein — protein sequence MKSSVPAVLAALVLGTAPVLAETPPSAPPSAPMEAGQPAAPPPQANELPAQPGDPFGEEVEFAERRILSIKGGAGWENGFEALRQAFETVQAGLAERKLTADGKPVVVYLRADDAGFDFEAGIPVAGAPETADAPADDRLGIRRTPSGRAVRFTHRGAFDTMDRTYDAMTNLLDEKRLDVGEVYVEEYQTDPLTTPQDQLRVFIYVFPK from the coding sequence ATGAAATCATCTGTGCCGGCCGTGCTTGCCGCGCTTGTGCTGGGCACGGCGCCCGTTCTTGCCGAAACGCCGCCTTCTGCGCCGCCATCCGCGCCAATGGAGGCCGGGCAGCCGGCCGCGCCGCCGCCGCAGGCCAACGAACTGCCCGCCCAGCCGGGCGATCCGTTCGGCGAGGAGGTGGAGTTCGCCGAGCGGCGGATCCTGTCGATCAAGGGCGGCGCGGGCTGGGAGAACGGCTTCGAGGCGCTGCGGCAGGCCTTCGAGACGGTGCAGGCCGGGCTCGCCGAGCGCAAGCTCACCGCCGACGGCAAGCCGGTCGTGGTCTATCTGCGCGCCGACGATGCCGGCTTCGATTTCGAGGCCGGCATCCCGGTCGCCGGCGCGCCGGAGACGGCGGACGCCCCGGCCGATGACCGGCTCGGCATCCGCAGGACGCCGTCCGGCCGGGCGGTGCGCTTCACCCATCGCGGCGCGTTCGACACCATGGATCGAACCTATGATGCGATGACCAATCTCCTCGACGAAAAGCGCCTCGACGTGGGAGAGGTCTATGTCGAAGAATACCAGACCGATCCGCTGACCACGCCGCAGGACCAGCTTCGGGTTTTCATCTACGTGTTCCCGAAGTGA
- the dapF gene encoding diaminopimelate epimerase: MAVLADRPFFKMNGAGNAIVVVDLRAERVEIPAGEVRAVAARVPFDQMMVLLPARTPGTDAYVRIFNQDGSESGACGNGTRCIADVLFAETGKDALLFETRAGLLPVTRAEGGLITVDMGPPRLKWDEIPLAEPFADTRAIELQIGPIDAPILHSPAVVNMGNPHAIFWVEDVAAYDLARIGPLLENHPIFPERANISLAQVIDRGHIRLRVWERGTGLTLACGSAACAAVVAAARTRRTGRAATVTLPGGDLHIDWREKDDHVLMTGPVEHEFAGRLNPHWFEAAA, from the coding sequence GTGGCCGTCCTGGCTGATCGCCCCTTTTTCAAGATGAACGGCGCCGGCAATGCCATCGTCGTCGTCGATCTGCGCGCCGAGCGCGTCGAGATCCCGGCCGGCGAGGTGCGGGCGGTGGCCGCCCGCGTGCCGTTCGACCAGATGATGGTGCTGCTGCCCGCCCGCACGCCGGGCACCGACGCCTATGTGCGGATCTTCAACCAGGACGGCTCCGAATCGGGGGCCTGCGGCAACGGCACCCGCTGCATCGCAGACGTCCTGTTCGCCGAAACCGGCAAGGACGCGCTGCTGTTCGAGACCCGCGCCGGCCTTTTGCCGGTGACGCGGGCCGAGGGCGGGCTGATCACCGTCGACATGGGGCCGCCGCGCCTCAAGTGGGACGAGATCCCGCTGGCCGAGCCGTTCGCCGACACCCGCGCGATCGAGCTGCAGATCGGGCCGATCGACGCGCCGATCCTGCATTCGCCGGCGGTGGTCAATATGGGCAACCCGCACGCCATCTTCTGGGTCGAGGATGTCGCGGCCTATGACCTCGCCCGCATCGGGCCGCTGCTCGAGAACCACCCGATCTTTCCCGAGCGGGCCAACATCTCGCTCGCCCAGGTGATCGACCGCGGCCATATCCGCCTGCGGGTCTGGGAACGCGGCACCGGCCTGACGCTGGCCTGCGGCTCGGCGGCCTGCGCGGCGGTGGTGGCCGCCGCCCGCACCCGGCGCACCGGCCGCGCGGCCACCGTGACGCTGCCCGGCGGCGACCTCCATATCGACTGGCGCGAGAAGGACGACCACGTGCTGATGACCGGCCCGGTCGAGCACGAGTTTGCGGGCCGGCTCAATCCGCACTGGTTCGAGGCGGCAGCCTGA
- the mtaB gene encoding tRNA (N(6)-L-threonylcarbamoyladenosine(37)-C(2))-methylthiotransferase MtaB, with translation MSVEIVTFGCRLNTVESEAMRRAADEAGLKDAVIVNTCAVTAEAVRQARQSIRRLKRENPDARIVVTGCAAQTEPETFADMPEVARVIGNGDKTAADAWAATRSALDLGAGETEKVAVNDIFAVKETAAHLIDGLDGRTRAFVQVQNGCDHRCTFCIIPYGRGASRSVAMGEAVAAVRHLVETGHAEVVLTGVDLTSYGADLPGAPKLGTLVKAILKHVPELKRLRLSSIDSVEADRDLVDALANEARLMPHLHLSLQAGDDMVLKRMKRRHRAADAVAFCDLLRSLRPDMVFGADLIAGFPTETDEMAENTLRHVEDCGLTFLHVFPFSPRAGTPAARMPLVERETVKARAARLRAKGEALLTRHLESQIGARHAVLVESDGLGRTPQFTQVQLAAPAEPGALVEVTIAGHDGKRLIGG, from the coding sequence ATGTCTGTCGAAATCGTCACCTTCGGCTGCCGGCTCAACACCGTGGAATCGGAGGCGATGCGCCGCGCTGCCGACGAGGCCGGGCTGAAGGACGCCGTCATCGTCAACACCTGCGCGGTGACGGCCGAGGCGGTGCGTCAGGCCCGCCAGTCGATCCGCCGGCTCAAGCGCGAGAATCCGGACGCCCGCATCGTCGTCACCGGCTGCGCCGCCCAGACCGAGCCCGAGACCTTCGCCGATATGCCCGAGGTGGCGCGGGTTATCGGCAATGGCGACAAGACGGCCGCCGATGCGTGGGCCGCCACCCGCTCCGCGCTCGATCTCGGCGCGGGCGAGACCGAGAAGGTGGCGGTCAACGATATCTTCGCGGTGAAGGAGACCGCCGCCCATCTGATCGACGGGCTGGATGGCCGCACAAGGGCGTTTGTCCAGGTGCAGAACGGCTGCGACCACCGCTGCACCTTCTGCATCATCCCGTATGGCCGCGGCGCCTCGCGCTCGGTGGCGATGGGCGAGGCGGTGGCGGCGGTGCGCCATCTGGTCGAGACCGGCCATGCCGAGGTGGTGCTGACCGGCGTCGACCTCACCTCCTATGGCGCGGACCTGCCCGGCGCGCCGAAGCTCGGCACGCTGGTCAAGGCCATCCTGAAGCACGTGCCGGAGCTGAAGCGGCTGCGACTGTCGTCGATCGATTCGGTCGAGGCCGACCGCGATCTGGTCGATGCGCTGGCCAACGAGGCGCGGCTGATGCCGCATCTGCACCTCTCGCTGCAGGCCGGCGACGACATGGTGCTGAAGCGCATGAAGCGCCGCCACCGCGCCGCCGACGCCGTGGCGTTCTGCGACCTGCTGCGGTCCTTGCGGCCCGACATGGTGTTCGGCGCCGATCTGATCGCGGGATTTCCGACCGAGACCGACGAGATGGCCGAGAACACGCTTCGCCATGTCGAGGACTGCGGCCTGACCTTCCTCCACGTCTTCCCGTTCTCACCCCGCGCCGGCACCCCGGCGGCGCGCATGCCCTTGGTCGAGCGCGAGACGGTGAAGGCGCGGGCGGCGCGGCTGAGAGCCAAGGGCGAGGCGCTGCTGACGCGGCATCTGGAGAGCCAGATCGGCGCCCGCCACGCGGTGCTGGTCGAATCCGACGGGCTCGGCCGCACGCCGCAATTCACCCAGGTCCAGCTTGCCGCGCCGGCCGAGCCCGGCGCGCTGGTCGAGGTGACGATCGCCGGCCATGACGGCAAGCGGCTGATCGGCGGATAG